TTTATCTAACACTTTAAGATGCCCCTTTAGTATTCTGAAGTTAAACTCAGAGGTAATAGAGCCCACCAAcacacaaattttattttctgaaattaatatCATGTCCTAACTGaactacaaaggaaaaataaaaaggcaacaacTTATAATCAACTAATCATCTATTCTGGTGTAGAAATGCTCAGGCATGGCTGCTCTAAAAAGCATCTCATCAGGCAGATACTAGCATCTCCGTGTAGACTCACCATGAATGAGATAGGAATAAACTGTGTTGTTTAGACAATCACCACAATCAGCATTGCCTGGGGTGATGTGGCTTCTAGAAAGAGTGAGCAACTCCGGATCAAGTTCCCAACAAAATCAAGAATAGGCAGGCTGTGATGGACACAGTCTTTGCATTTCAGGAAAGGTCAGTGTATCTTAAAATATTGCAAAAGCACTTAGTGTTTATACGTAAAACATAGCTGAGCTCTAGACTCAGACCATCATAAGTGGGTTTTTCTACCCACATGGTGTCCAGTGGGACATTGGAAAGTTAAGTGTGTCCGGGACAGATCTTGGTCATATGGATGGTTGAGACATCTGGCATCCCTGGTCCCTGTCTGTTACATCTCATCACACGTCATCACACCTCCAATCACTGTGGCAAACCCAAAACACCCCCCTCATTTCCAAAACATATCCTGAGGGAGGTCACAGTCTGATGGCATACACCCCCTGCACACTGGGCTGGCCTCATCTTGGGACCCTCACTCCGTTCTGGCTACCCCTGCCCCCTAGCTGTTCCCAGACTTCAGGCTTCCATaacttgtgttccttttcctGGAAGATTGTCCTGTGTGGTCTCAGCTTCCAGGCCACCTCTCCCAGACCAGCCTACGTAATCGGGTCTTTATGATCTATTGTTTTCTCATTTGCTGGCTGGTTGTTCATGAAACAGGTACAAGATAGCTGTGGTCACTGCTGAGTTTCCAGagcccaatgcaaggggcctcaATGATTATGTTGAGTGGTCATGGGACCAACTGGGGACCACAGGTGGAGGAAGAAATCCTGGAGGTGGCATGGGCAGGAGGCAGGGCTTTTACTGGGTCCGGAGGGTCAGGAAGGATCTGGGACAATGTACCAGgccaagggggaagggtgggCATTCCAAGGGATTCTTTGCCATGCCCAGGCCCTCTGCTGCTTCTAAGATCAATCCCCAGTGTCTCTGGGGCCAGACCCGGGTGCAAATCCCAATTCTGCCAtttccctgctgtgtgaccttgagtactttccttaacctctctgagcataaTATCCTTCTTTATAAGATGAAAATGATGGTGCCCACCTCCTTGAGTGATTATGGGGTTCAAAGagatcatttttataaaacattgaaCACCATAGTGTGCACTCAGTAGATATTTGGTGAATAAGTGGCTCCTAGTTCCAGATGTGATGAAAAATGAGGTTTTAATCCAAAAGAGGTAGGAAAGCATTTGCTTTGGAGCCGTATGGCCCTGGGTTAGagcctcagctctgccacttgcgtGTTATATGACTCTGGGCCATTGAGTTTTCCTCTCTAAGCTTTAGTgacttgtctataaaatgagatCAGAACTGTGTTACCCACATGGAGTTGTTGTGAAAATTCGATCAGATCATGAAGGTAACTGTGCAGCACAACGTCTGGCTCATAGTAAGGGGCTGTTGTTATGATTAGGAATGGCTCTGGAGTACATGGAGGCAGCAGACTCCCAGCCTTGGAGTAAAGgaggatgggggttgggggaattTTCAGACATGCAGCTTTATTGAAtggatagggaaactgaggcccagggagaaggGTCTTTCCAGAGGTCACAGAGCACCTTGGAGGCCCAGCAAGGACCAGCAACAAGGGAAATGACCCCCTTCTAGATCTCCATGGGGAATTAAAGTCAGAAGGGATCAAGGAAGGGTAAGGAGTGGGCCCTTTAAATGCTAAGCTCCACCTTTGCTTAGAAGGGTCTTTGGGGAGTATAAAAGGGGGTGTAGTTCCTCTCTGCTCCAGAAAAACACCTGCTACTCCTGTCCCCGGGCCCCCAGCCCACCTCTCTCCAGCtgcccaccacctccacctccacctggaGGCCATGCAGCTGCCACCCTTCGACATGTGGAAGGACTACTTCAACCTGAGCCACGTGGTGTTGGCACTGATCCAGAGTCGGGGGCAAGGGCCAGAGGCCCAAGGGACCGGGGAGCCGAGACCTGGGCCCCAGCTGGAGCAGGAtcaggggcagggagggcagggggccagCGGGGGGCTGGTCACCCTGTGTAACTTTTGCAAACACAACGGGGAGTCTCGCCACGTGTACTCCTCGCACCAGCTGAAGACACCAGAGGGCGTGGTGGTGTGTCCCATCCTGCGGCACTACGTGTGTCCCCTGTGCGGGGCCACGGGGGACCAGGCCCACACACTCAAGTACTGCCCGCTAAACGGAGGCCAGCAGTCTCTCTACCGCCGCAGTGGACGCAATTCGGCCGGCCGCAAGGTCAAGCGCTGAGGACCATCAGGTGCCCACCCCCTGCACCCCCCAGCCCTCCTGGTTCAATCCTCCCAAGTCCCTGGACTCCCCCACTTCCCCGGACTCACCCAGCCCTCTGGAATGTCTGACCCCCAGAACTCCATCCCTGCTGAATCCTGAAACAACGGAGGCTATGGGGAACCAGGCCAgccctgccctttggaactctcAGCCCTTGGGGTTCTGTCCTGGGGGTGTCTGTGGATTCTTGGTGCAGCAGGACCCCTGCCCCTTGGACCATACAGCCCTGTGGCTCCTTCTGGGTCACGCTTCATGGATCTTTAACTCTTCTGGGACACTAGCCCTGCCCCTTTGACTTCTCAGCCCTCAGGGTTCCGTTCCTTGTGGAATTCTTGGACTCTTGGACCTACAGGCGCCCACTGTGCTCTCTCAGGCCAACCCTCAGAATTTGGAGAGCTGTAATCAGGCTGGCTTGGACCTTCCAGCCCAAGAACTTCAAGATGGGATTCTGACTTAAACCAGCCTTCTCCGTCTCCTTCAGCCGCCGGCAGACCCACCGTTTCATCATGGACGGCACCGGATGGGTCCTCCCCTGCTCTCAGCAGCCCATCCATCAGGAGCTGGGGGAAGGACGGGGCACGCCTGAGGGGCACCATGTCTTCGCAGGCTTATCTGGGGCTGGAGAGCTTTCGGGTAAGCCGATACCCTTGAACTCCCCCTGGTCGTTCTTCccattttcattctgtttcacGGCACTGGTGCCCGCCACGGCAAATCACCGATGGGTCCTTTCCCCAGCGAGAGGGCGTCTCTCCGCCATCTCCCCCAACTGCCCCCAAATCACCATAGTTtgtaaagttccttttttttttcctcccattttttcATTCTCCAACAGTTAAGTCAACGAAGCTCCCACAGGAAAGGGGTGTGGATGCCCGGATGGGAATGGCAACTGCCTAGATTTTATTTTAGGGGCAAAGAGAAGCCCCAGTCAGATTTTAAGTTGTTCGGTTTTTGGCTTAGGGCTGGGCCCGGGTGTTGAGCTCTAGTAAATAAAAAGCGTTTCTGGTTGTCTTTGAAATCGCTATGTCTGTTTCCTgcgaggctgggggagggagggtgggagaatcCGAATTTGGCCCAAAACGTGGGAAGCAGGAGGCAGAGCAGGAAGGAGACCTGGGTCCCTCCCACGAATGTGACCCCCTTACATCCTCTGACACAGGTCACCTATGGACTGGTCCCCAAGTCCCAGCCTCCTCCTTGACTCCAGATTCCCTTTCCCTGTCCTTCCCAGGGCTCTGTCCAGGGTCCCCTCCCAGCCTGCTAGAGCCCAGGTCTTCCAGGACAGACTTCATGGTTGTCCTTAAACTTTAGACTCCCAGACTCCATTGGAGAGGTGACAAAAAGTGTGGTCCCCACCTCGGGGAAACGCACATATGCACAAAATGTTGCATATAAAATCAGggcttcggggcttccctggtggcgcagtggttgagaatccgcctgccaatgcagggaacacgggttcgagccctggtctgggaagatcccacatgccgcggagcaactaggcccgtgagccacagctactgagcctgcgcgtctggagcctgtgctccgcaacaagagaggccgcgatagtgagaggcccacgcaccgtgatgaggagtggcccccgctcgccacaactagagaaagccctcgcacagaaacaaagacccaacacagccaaaaataaataaattaattaattaattaatttaaaaaaaatcagggcttCTTTTATTCCATTGTTCCACACgtatttactgagctcctactttgtgccaggcactgttctgggtatTGGCAGGTACAGCgatgagcaaaacagacaagactcctgccctcgtggagctgacattctagtgggGATGGGGGTGCAGTGACAATCAAGCGATAAATATATAATGTGTCAGGTGGGTGATAAGCGCTGTGAAGGAAAAGGAGTCAGAGTAAAGGGATGGAGAGTGAAGGAGAGGCTGTTTTACGTGGGGGTGTGGTCAGGGGAGGTCTTTCTGTGGAGGTGACACTTGAGCAGAGTCCAAATAAATTGAGGAAACCaggagaagggcattccaggcagagatgaCAGTGAGTTCAAAGGCCCTAAGGTGGGATCGAATCTGGTGTGTTTGCAGAACAAGCAGGAGGCCGGCTTGTTCAGAGAGGCGAAAGGCGTAGGCAGAGAGTTCAGAATCTTGCAGACCTTGGTGAGAATTTGACCTTCATTGTGCATTTTCAGACTCTGCAATCTGTAAGGGTGAGTGGGCTCCACTCTCACATagtcacagagaaaaaaacagagactccCATTAGGGACCTCTGCTCACAGGTCCTTTTCCAAAAACGCAGCTCTGCCCTTAACAGAGATCCCCAAGGCCCCCAAACAATAGCCAAAAGGGACGCCCTAAGCCCGGAGCTGTGGTGTGCACATGCGGCAGGTTGAACCCTGGAGAAAGTGGGGGCTTCATCGGGCAGGAAGCTGACGGCCTCTCACATGTGATGACGGAGAAGAGCTTAATAGTTTAATAAAGGGACGGACTCTGGTAAAGCGTGTGCAGCAGTTATGGAAAGCAACAAGGGGTGGTATACtcaggcctggggtgggagggagaattaCGACGGGTGACGGGGTGCATTTTACACTGGAGAAGTGAGGGGGAAGATGCTGAGGTCAGTCTGGGATAGAGGATATGAAGTGCCTGGGGACGTCCAAGGTGAAAGCGTCCAGGAGGCTGCCGGACACCTGATCTGGGGCTccgaggagaagacagagaattagtgatcaagttttttgttttttaatgaattaacttTTTAGTGAATTTTCATTTACTTAGCAGATAATTAAGTGGCAGCGTAGCTCTGACAAGAGCTGAGGACACTTAAGGAGCTGCAGTAATAATGTATCCTGACCTTGATCTCCTCCTGCACCTGCAGAGCTCCACACACCTCTGCCGATGGCTCCCTACTTGCAGCCTCCTGCAGAGCTCCAGGCCAGATTTAGACCCAACTTCCCCCTCAGCCCAGACTCTCACGGAGCCCTGGATGCCCAGTGTATTCATTTCCAAGGGCCACCATGACAaaggaccacaaactgggtggcttaaacaccaGAAATGCATTCTCTCActattctggaggctagaaatctgaaatcaagctgTTGGCAGTGCCACACTCtctccaaaggctctaggggaggatccttgcctcttccagcttctggtggccccgggtggtccttggcttgtggcagcatcactcccatctctgcctctgtcttcacagagCTGTCcttttccctctgtgtgtctctctcctcttcttataaggacaccagtcatgtcaGCTGAAGGAcctaccctactccagtatgacctcatcttaagtaattacatctgcaatgaccctatttccaaataaggtcacattctgaagtagtaggggttaggacttcaatattatttattttgggggagttggggacacagttcaacccataacacccaCTGAGAACCTTACACTCACCATGTCCGTCCTAACTGACCCCATCTCCCCAACTGGGACCTGAGCTGGAGAACTGGGTGTcacctccctttccctccccaacCTGACAGTCACTGCACTCTGTAAATTCTGCCTCTCAAACGTCTTCCAATTCATTTTCACCCTTCCCACCGTCCCTGCCCTGGTCCAGTCTCTCCCACCCTGTCCTTGCTCGGcccctgacttctcccttgacTCTGGCTCATAGTCTTGCCCCCTCCCATCCACCCTTCACACAACAGCGGGGGTTCTTTCTAAAGCACACATCACACCCTGCCCATCCTCACTCATTCAAGCTCCTTAACGTTGCCCATAAGGCCCAGCACGGGCTGCCTCTGCTTCCTGGACCCTGACCCTTCATGGAGCACATGGTGGGAGATCATCTAAACCCAGCCCTGGTGGAAGTCAGCTTGCCACCCACTCTGCACCTGCTCCCACtcagaaaaatatgaacagagaaaaacacacaatCAGGGGGACTCATCACTCTTTTATATCCAATTACCTCAAGTTCTATTTGTCTACAATTCCCTGGCCATTCATTCACTGTTTCatgctttctcctctctctcccctatcCTCAGCACCTCCTTCTCACCCTGACCTTGCTTCCTACTCTACTGAGACAACAGAAGGAACCAGGAGACAACATTCACATGCTCCTGAGACTACATCACCACCTGCCTGCCTCCATGCCCTCCCCGTTTACTGTGGCTGAACAGCCCATGCCCCTTAGACCACTTGTGCCTTGAGTCCCACCCACCGTGCCCACTCAAAGACATGGCTCCAGCaattctcccctctctcttctgcAGCATCAATCTCCCCCCTTCTGGATCATCCCTTTGGACACACAAACATACTGTGACATCTCCCACCTTAAATAAACCTCTGGAGATCCCGTGGGGAGATACCACCCCATTTCTGTGCTAGAAAGGATCATCTACACTGGCAATCTCTAAACCCTCTCCTGAACCCACCCAATCAAGCTACTGCCCCCACCACACCACCAAAATTGCCCCTTCCAGGATTACTGATGAATTATCACTAGCCCCAGTGGTCAGTTCTCAGTCCTCATCGGACTTGACTTCTAGGCAGCGTTTGGCATCATtaacccttccttcctccttgatTTGCACTTCTCACTGGGCCTCCAGCACAGCAGACAGCGCTGGTTCTCCTTTCACTCTCTGACTGCTCCTCCTCCGTCTCTACATCGGAGTGTCTAGCCTCAAGGCcatggacttctttttttttttaatgtggacaatgtttaaagtctttattgaatttgttacaatattgcttctgtttttttgttgttgtttctttttttttgtttgtttttttggctgctttgggtcttcgttgatgcacgcaggctttctctagtcgtggcgagcgggggctactcctcgttgcggtgtgcgcgcttctcattgtggtggcttctctttgttgcggagcacgggctctaggtgcacgggcttcagtagttgcggcacgcaggctcagtagttgtggtgcacgggcttagttgctccgtggcatgtgggatcttcccggaccagggctcgaacccgtgtcctctgtattggcaggtggattcttaaccactgcgccaccagggaaatccactTCTTTTCTATCTACACTTGCTCCCCTGCCAACCTCTCCCAGTCTTAAGTGTCATTATTCACTGACAATTACTAAATTCATATCTTAAGACTGAAACCTCTCCCCTGAAGCCCAAACTCAAATATCCAGCTGCCTACCTGATCTTTGTACTTGGGCAAACTTGAACTCCTGATCCTCTTACAGCCCTTTGCCCGTCTTGGCTTCTGGCAGCTCCATTCTTCTGTTACTCAGGCCAAAGTCACTGGAGTCATCTTCAACTCCTCTTTCTCTCACTTCCTCTACCCAATTCCACTTCACCTCACCTCAGCAGCTACCACCCTAGCTGAAGCCACCACCA
Above is a window of Balaenoptera ricei isolate mBalRic1 chromosome 19, mBalRic1.hap2, whole genome shotgun sequence DNA encoding:
- the NANOS2 gene encoding nanos homolog 2, coding for MQLPPFDMWKDYFNLSHVVLALIQSRGQGPEAQGTGEPRPGPQLEQDQGQGGQGASGGLVTLCNFCKHNGESRHVYSSHQLKTPEGVVVCPILRHYVCPLCGATGDQAHTLKYCPLNGGQQSLYRRSGRNSAGRKVKR